The genomic DNA TCATATAATTTTTAGGATGTAAATAGTTACTACTCCATTTAAAATTATTTTCCCCCATTTCTAAGTACTTTTTATCTTTCAAAAGACAAGCTATTTTTTCTGGGAGTTCTTCATACGAAGAACGTGATGATAGCCTTTCATAGTTAACATGCTCTTTAAAATTCTCAATACAAATATTCAACGGTGTTGAAACTACGGCTCTTCCATACAACAAATATTCACCTATTTTCCAACCTGGTGTATTTTTCAAACCATCATCAGCAACACCTATATTATACCTAGATAATTCTTTAAGATACTTTTTTTTATCTGATTTACCTGGAGAAAGTAATAAATCTGGCGCCATTTTACTCGATAGCTCATCACTATAAAGACCTACTGAGGCATTTTTAAACTCTTTCTTTATAATTCTACAAGCATTTATTCTAAACTCATTTTGCACCGCCCTTCTCTCCTTCTCTTCTTCATCTGGGTTATTATCTGGATTCCATAACCTAGTATAGTACAATATATTACCTCCATAATCCGAAACATTTTTTGGATATCTTCTAATATCTAATATACCGTGTCCAGAATTAGTAAATAATCCTAATATATCTAAAGCTCTAACGACTTCTGTTTTATTAAACTTATGAAACAATAAATCCTTATTAAGTTTAAATAAAAGAAGATAACTTTTATAAGCCATAGGAACATTGAAGTTTAAAGGATATACATTATTAGTCCTATCTGTTTCAAGTAAAGAGCGTTTAAAATAAAAATCGTAGTTGCTTGGCAATCCAATAAACTTAGTATCATCTGAGTAATCAAACAAAATTGATTTGTTACTTATCGTTAACAAAGCTGTATTATGGCTCACCTTTGAGTTACGCACAATATTTAAATCTAGTTTATTGGCTTTGGAATAATAAAAACAAGAATAAACCAAGTGTGTTAAATGATGCGTCCATATCGATAACTCCAATTTCATATAATTTACTTTTAAATAAAGTCCCTTTTTTTATATTTAGATTTTTGTCAATTCTATTTTAAATAGAAAACTAAATTTTCATCTTTTTTAGTCATACGGAAATTAAACTTCGAAATTGCACTAAAAAAAGATTTAGAAGCGCCTTCTCGCAAACCATCATGTAACTCGATGATCAAAACCTTTGTCCTTTGCATCCAATACTCGTAATCCTCTTCAAATAACTCTTTTTCCGATCCTTCAATATCAATTTTAAGAATATCAATTTGCTTAATATCATAATCGTCCATAATATTCTTGATAGATATTGCTGGAATAGTATCTTCATTTTTATAATCTACTTCTTCAACCGTGAAATCCCAATTAGCAGAGTTACTTTTAATTTTAAGATTTGTAGATTTATTCCAAATACCGCTATTAATACAAAAAACATTATTATAATTTTTAGTGTTTTTTTCTAACAATTCAAAATTTGATTGCTCTGGTTCTATGGCTATTATCTTGGCATCGGGAAATTTATTTTTAAAAAAAACAGATGATAAACCGATATTAGCCCCACAATCTATAATTATTTTGGGGTCGATGTAATAATTTAAATTATAACTTTTAGCAAGAAAAACTTGATAGAACACCCCAATATCACTTGTATTGTTTCTTAATAAAACAGGAGAATTATGTTTAGGTAAAGTAATATTGAAAAATTTTAAAGATTTAATATTTCTTTTAAATAAAAGCATCATTCCTTGAACTCCTAAAGCTTTATAATGGGTAATTATTTTAAATGGAAGATTCAATATTTTTAACATTATACTCTGTTTTATAAACCGGATAACACTTGATTACTCAAAATGTTTACAATTCATGAATAGTTTAATTAAGCTTTAATATTAGGTTTGCTAAATATAAGAGAAAACCATCCAATTATACGACCTAGGCTTTCACTTAATGCTGATTTTTTCTGATTTGTATTAACAATATTACTTAATCGAACAACTGTTAACAAAAAAGCAGTCGCATGCCATTTAATTCTTGCTTTAAATACTGGATTTGGATATTTTACTCTCCAAATATACCAACCATTTCTAATCACCATTTTTCCATATTTAAATTTATTTGGCCGTCCTGAATCATCATGATAATGGTATAATTGCGCTGAAGTATTTACATATAGCTTACCAATTTTGGCAAGACGCAAACTAAAATCAGCATCTTCATAAAGTCCATAACCTTCAAAGTATGTTGAAAAGGATAGATTACTAAATACTTCTTTTTTATAACTAGAAACGCCTCCCATGATCTGTTCAACTTGATAAATTTCTCTTGAAGGTGGTAAAAATCCAATTGACCTTCCATGAGAAAAAGTTGGTAAAAAACCTGGAGCTGCATCAGGTTGTAAACCAAATTTATATCTTAATTTAAAACGGGAAGGTTCGTTACGCATCCATCCATCATAATAAAATTTATTAGGATTTATTGTTTCTGATGCTTTTTCCCAAACTACTTCATTAATAATATACCCGCCAACTGCTAAAGCATCTGTGCATAGGCTATAGGTTTTTATTAAATTTTCAAAGTAATCTGGTGTTAAGATAATATCATCATCTAAAAAACATATAATTTCTGACTCATCTGAAACTAAATTAATGCCATAATTACGCTGCTTGGTTAATCCTCTATTCTTTTCATCAACTTTATGGTACTTTAAATTTTCAAACTTATTGATCTCTAATGCTTGTTTTGTTTTATCATTTAAAGAACCATCGATAATTAATATTTCATTGGGATATAAAGTTTGTTCCTTTATCGAAAATAACAATTTCAATAGAGGTTCATCTCGCATGTAAGTACATATAATTAATGTAAACTTCATTTCTCCATTTCTTTTAATTTATTAGCCCAAATCTCACTTACACGCCATTGTTTTTTATACCTAGAGAGGTACTTAATGGGGTTTTTAATATTTTGACTTTTATAAAATTGTAAAAACAAAGTTGTTTTATAACCTAACAATTGCCATTTGGTAGTATTTTCCAGCTTGTTCAACATAACTGTAGGCGATGGCTTTGGTTGTAAAACATCATTATTCCATGGATAATTAATCTTTGATCTGAACCCTCCAATAGGTGCTTTTATGTGAATTATTTCTGGTTCTGGTAAATATATAACGTCTGTACCTTTATTTCTTAGTTGCATACCAAAATCTATGTCTTCTCCAAAACCAAATTCATATTTCATATCAAATAACATATCCTTTAAGCAACTTCTTTTCACAAAACTACACCCAGATCCAAAAGCGATCCACTGCATCGTTTTATCAAGTTTTTTAATATCATTTTCTCTCAAACAACTTAAAGTAACCGCTTGGAACCGCAACCGATTCATAGTTTTTAAAGTGGTCTCAATAAAGCTTGGTTTTACTCTAATATCATCATCTGCAAAAAACACATAATCTGAACTTACATGCTCCAATGCTAAGTTTCTTGCATTACAAGCTCCAGTTTGATGAATAAATTTGTGGATTATTTTAAATGCCCACGTTTTATTGGAAATAAAACCTAAATCAGATTTACTATTTGTGTCTCCGTTTTGTTCTACAATAATAACTTGATTTGGTATTTGTGATTGATTTGATAAATCCGTTAAAAAATTATAAACATGTTCTTTTCTGCCTAGTGTTGGAATAATTATATCTACTGTAGAATTAACACTAATTAGCTCTTCTTTGATCAGTTCTAAATCAAAATTTAAAGAAGGGTTTATTTTTTTAATAAAAATGGTTCTTAAAAATGGTAACAAAGGGATTCTCCGTTCATTTATAATAAAATTAATCAATAACAAAAAACTCCAAACACCTTTATAATGAAATTTAACAAATTTGAATAATTGATATATTGAAGCCTTTTCTTCGTTATTTGAACTAATATCGTTGATAAGTCTTGGCTCAGAATAACAAAATAATCCTTTAGATATCCCTATCTTGGCTATTGAATTTAAAACAAAATCAAAAGACTCATTTAGGTTTATTTGTTTTTTAAATTTCAAAAGTTGAGATGCATGAATAGCTCCAATCTGGCTACTCATAAACCATGTTGGATATTTAACTTTCTTACCTACTTTTAAAAAAGGAGCGCCATCAACATAGCCTATTTGTTTAGGCAGATATTGATTTTGACTATAAGACAGCATCATATTTTTAAGATAAAAAGACTCTTTTAATCCTTCAATATTAAAAGATGACTCTAATGAGTCCTGACACCAAACTAACAAACGCTCTTTATATTTATTTGCCATATAAAATAAAGCATCTATTGGTTTCTTCATAGTATTATCAATCAATCGATTATTCTCTAAATCAATGACTCTTATAACGGCTCCATTTTTATGTATTAATAAAATCATTTACTCAAAATAGATTTATAATACTTAATATTAATATCTGCATTTTTATCTATGTCGAAAAGTGTTTCTACTTTCTTTCTTGCGGCTTTACCTATTTGATTGCACAAGTTTTCATCACTTAACAATTCAAGCAATCTTTTAGCATATATTTCTGTCTTAGAAGGGTGTACTAGATAACCGTTAATACCATCATCAATAAGTTCTTGTGCCCACCCAATACTTGTGTTAACTACTGGTTTTTGCATCGCCATAGATTCTATCGTTACCATACCTAAAGTTTCTGCGAAAGATGGGTAAGTACAAACGTGTGCTTTTTTTATTTGTTCTTTAACTTCAGAATAAGGAATTTTTCCTAAATAATGAACCTGTTTCTTTGCTTCTTCAGAAAAAATTTGGGCCATTAGTTTATAAGTAGATTTTTCTCCTGTTTTAATATCTGAAGCATCATTTCCTATAAGAATTAATTTTGTTTTTGGGTTTTGCTTAACTACTTTATTAAATATCTCTGCTAATTCTAAAACTCCTTTTTTTCTTATGATAGTGCCTATATATAATATAGTGTCTCTCTCGTAACCTTTAAGGGCATTATTTTCGAAATTTTCTAATTGTAAACCATAATGAATGGTTTTAATTTTATTCTCATCTAAACTAAATATTTTTTTAGTTTCTATACCAGCATAAGTAGTTGGAGCAATAAAAGCTGACGCTCTCTTTAAAGCTATCTTTTCAAACATAAAGTTCTTAAACTTTTGTTTTCTATTTTCTAATCTACAAAAATAGGCATCACTCCCATGAAACCGAATAACCAAAAGTGCTTTTAAATTCATAAAAGCTGTTATCCCAGTCCAATCTGGAGCTTCTAAAATATCTATCCCTTTTTTTACTACTATTTTATTTACATAATTTTGAATATACTTTCTGTAATAATACCAGGTAAACAATTTATAAGTTTTTTTCTTAATAAGGTGAATCTCTACACCTTCATCATCAATGATTTTATTTTCATTTTGGTGATATACAAATACTGTAACTTCAATATCTTTTTTCACCAAAGCAATTGCCAAGTTTTTTATACTGGTGGCAATCCCTGCTGCATGTTTTACTTTAGGATGTGGATATTCTGATGTTATAAATCCTATTTTCATTTTATCTAATTAGTTACGCTTATCAAAAATCATATTATTTATATAATCAGCTACTTTATTGGAAAATATATTTGCTCCTTCTAAATTTAAATGCGATTTATCATAAAACTTAGTTTTATCGTAAGTTAAGGTGTCTTTAAAAAAGTTAATATATCTAATTTTATTTTTTAATGCTATTTCAGATAAAACACTATCTACATAATCACTTCGTTTTTTTCTATAATTATTGGCTTTATAATATTTAGGTGATCTTATAAAACAAACTTGAATTTTATTCTTTTTACAAAATAAAATGATGCCGTTTAATTCTTCTATGCCTTTTTTATAAATATTTTGGAAGTCCATTTTATCTTTATTTAGCAAACGTTTACTAAATATGGCCCAATTATTTTCATCCCATAATTTATCATGTGGTTTGAAGCCTTTATAAATATGACCACAATCGTTAGTGTTTCCTATAGCCTTTAGCTTATTAAAAACTTGCATCTCATACCCTCTGTATTTATACATTGGTATTAGCTTTTCATAATAATAATCTTCATCAACATATTTCGCTACATTTTGGTATTCTTTCTTACTAGTGTAAGGTAAGTATTGAAACTTCTCAAATAAACTATTTGAGGTTCCTAAAATATTATTGTCTACATCTATTATTAATAATTTCGGCAGTTTATTATTATTATTAATGTAAGATTGCCATCTAATTTTTAAAATATTTAGAGGCGTGCCACTTACTCCTAAATTATAAGTTGAATGTTTTGTTAAATCCTCAATAATCCCGGGGTTATAATGCGCCTCTGCTTTTGAATTCCCAATAATAACAATTTCTGAATTTATCTTACCGTTAAAGATTTTGTGCCAAACATTATCACAAATGGCATCATTATCCAAAGCTATATCCAAAGTAAATTGAATTGAATATAATATTAAATACAGTAATAAAAAGGTTTTAAATATTTTAACAAGAAACTTTCTCAAAATTGAAAATAAATAAAAGAATTAGCCATATTATTTAAGGATAAAATTATCCCCAATACTGTAATTAAATAAAAAAATGGTTTTATTATTTTGTCTTTTATTAAATGATTAGTATCAATAAACACATGTGATTTATTTCTATAAAACCAATCTATAGCAACAAAAAAAGTAAGATAAAAAAGTAAAACTTTTATACTTTGGTTACTTAATTGCAAATAGCTTAGATTAAAAAAATTTGCTTTTTTAAAAATACGACTAATATATTCAAAAGCTATAGATATATTTTCAGATCTAAAAAATATCCAAGCAAAAATAGTAAGTGCAAATGTTATTGTCATACTTAAGAAAGTATTTATAGTTTCAATAAAATTGTTTGTTGAAACCATAGTTTCATTTAAACCAGAAGATTTCAAAATAAATGAGGGTAAATAATAAACGGCATTTAAAACTCCCCAAAAAATAAATGTCCAATTAGCACCATGCCAAAATCCACTAACAATAAAAACAATAAATATATTTCTAACGACTATAATTGATTTTCTTTTTGATCCTCCTAATGGGAAATACAAATAATCTCTAAACCAATTAGATAAAGATATATGCCAACGCCTCCAAAATTCAGGAATACTTTTAGAAAAATAGGGGGTTTTAAAATTTGTCATTAAATCAACGCCAAAAATTTTAGCAATTCCAATAGCCATATCTGAATAACCTGAGAAATCTCCATATATCTGAAATGCAAAAAGTACAGCACCAATAATTAGTACACTTCCTGAATAATTTGAATAATTGGCAAAAATATCGTTAACAAAAGGAGCACAAGAATCTGCTATAACGATCTTTTTAAATAAACCCCATAATATTTGTTGAACACCTTGCTTTCCTTTTCTGTAATCAAAAACACGTAGCTTATAGAACTGTGGTAATAATTTTGAAGCTTTTTCAATTGGCCCAGCTACCAATTGCGGAAAAAAGCTAACAAAAACAGAGAAAGCAATAAAATCTTTGGTTGGCTCTAGTTTCTTTTTATAAACATCTATAGTATAGCTTAGCGTTTGAAACGTATAAAAACTGATTCCTACTGGCAATATAATTTCTAATGAGCTTACTTGTATTTCATTTCCAAAAAATGAGAATACTGTCACAAAATTATCTATAAAAAAGTTATAATACTTGAAAAATCCTAGTAACCCTAAATTGACTAATACACTTGTTATCAATAAAACTTTTCGTCTTTTTAAATGATTTTCTTTTGAAAGGCCTAATCCAATCGAAAAATCTACAATCGTACTAAAAATTATTAAAAACAAAAACCGATAATCCCACCATCCATAGAATACATAGCTAGCTACTAATAACAAAATGTTTTGATATTTGTAACTCTTTGTTGCAACAAACCAATATAATATAAAAACTATAGGCAAAAAAATTGCAAAATCGATGGAGTTAAAAAGCATTTAAAATTTCAGTAGTTATATATTTACAATCCTAATTAAAAAAGGTTATCTATGGCTTTCCATATATTTTCTGAAGCTTTGGTTGGTGTTTTTCCAGCCACAATTTTATACCACTCTAAACACTCGTCTACATTTGACAATTGACCATCTATAATTTTCTTTACTAATCCTTTTAAATCTTTCTTATCTGAACAGAAGACAGCAGCTTTATTACTCGGCATAGATCTAAAATGTACATATTTATAATTTTGTCCTATATCTCGAATTCCTTTTTTAAGTTGTGGCTGTTCATAATTATAGTATATACAAGGTTTGTTGTGTGCTACAAAATCAAATACTGTTGATGAGCATACATTAGTTACAAATTCACTATGCTCACAAACATTATACAACATTTTAAAGTCTTTTTTAGTGGGTAATACATGATTCCATTGGCTACCTACCTGACTCCAAATAGGGTCTAAAACTTCTATAATATCTTTATTTTCTTCAATAATAGCATCATATCTAGGAGTAAAATCTACAGGACATTTTCTATAAATAATACCTAAATTTTCTCCTTTGGTATTTAAATCCCTAACTGCATTAGCTAAATCTTCTAAATAATATTGATCTAATGGTGACGTCGTTTCATCATCACCAGAATAGCAGATATACTTTTTATTTATATCTAAATCGTATTCTTTAAAAAACGCTTCTCTTGTTTGTAATAATGATTTATCATAATGAGGTTCAAATTGAGGTGTTCCTGTTACAATAACTTGTTCCTCTTTAACAAATGGATAATATTGTAATACTTGTGATTTCATAAGATCACTCCAAACAAAATAATAATCGGTTTCTACCACTTGCATTGCTTTTGGGACATTATCCCAGGAATATACAAAGGCAACTGTAGGAATTCCTAAATCTTTAGCAGCTAGTAAAGCACTAATAGATTGTGTTGCACGCTGTGTTGTACAAAACACTAAATCTGGCTTATGATCTTCTAATTGCGCTTTACAATAACTATATTTTGATGTAGAACGCTCTAACTTATTTATCTTTTGTCTTAGTTTAACAACACCCTTTTCTGAAGAATACAAACCAACCAACCACTTTACATATAGGCTTTTAAAGCTGTTTTTAAGTCCTTTAAAATTAAAAGGAAACTTGTATGTTAGATAAACATTATCATTAAATTTATCTCTGGACACATTTAATTCAGCTCGCTTTCTTGCTCTAGAATAAATTGATAATAAAGAATGACTGGAATGATCTTCAATCTTAACTTCATTAAATCCTAAGTTTTCTTTAAGTGAAAATATAGTATTATTCCAATATGTGATATCAAACCCTTTTTGTTCTCCAATACTTTTAAAATCTGTAAAAGCAAAATTTCTTAAACCAACACCATCTGGAAAAAAAACAAAAACTTTTTTTTTCATTTATAAATCAATTTTTAAATGGACACACTGCCATTAATTTAGTACACAATACATCAATCACTCCATTTTCGGGAAGTGATTTCCTATTATTAAAAAGATTCTGTAATTCTACCATGCCCATTTTTTCGTCTTTTATATAAGATTCATAAGCAGGGATTTTAACAGATTCAAAATAGTCCTGGTATTTTATATCGTCTCCAAAAATAGCTCCAGAAAACTTTTGCCATACAGCTGGAATCCCATATGCATGTGCTACAATAATTCCATGTAATGAGGATGACACTATTTTTTCACACTTTAAAAACTGATCTGTAGTTTCCTCTATATTATTTGTCATCAAGTCTATTAATAGAATGGAATCTTCATTTTTATATAAGCTTTTCATTTTCTTGTAATCACTATAGTGAGGAATAATTCCTATACTATACTCCTTCTTTATTTTAGGATTATAATGTCTTGATAATAATAAAGCTGGGTCTCCATATATTTCAGGCACATCATAACCTTGAGATATTAAATGTGCTCTAGTCTGTGGGCCTCTAACTGCTAAAAACTTAGCCTTTTTAATAGGGTATTCTTTAGAAACAATACCACTTCCCCATACAATACATTTATGATTAACATTTGTTAAAATACTACCTATAGTTACATAAATTGGGCTAAATAGGTCAAATATGGAAAATCGAGAAGGCTTACTCCAAACTACTTTTTTATTAGATATTTTTTCGACAAGGTATTTACCAAGAAGATCTCCATAATTTTCTTTAGACTTCCCTTGTAGTTTAATTTCATTCCACCAAAATAATCTAATCCTATTTGATGAGAACATTGTTATACTTTTTGGTTTTTTAGTTTATCGCGTTGCACCTGCTCTATAGGCAATATATCTTGATGTTTAAATTGTAAAGCTTTATAAACAGCATTTACATCTCTAGATAGTTTTCGTAATCCCATTGGTTCTAAAGAAGCTGCATGATCTGTACCTTTCCAGGTACGATCTATAGTATAATGTCTTTCTATAATATTTGCCCCTAAAGTATAGGCTGCAACATCGACTGCTATTCCTAAATGATGCCCAGAAAACCCAACATGTTTTATATCAGTTCCATATTTCTCTTTTAGTAAATTAATATCTAAAAGACATACATCTTCAAACGGAACTGGATACCCCGAAGTACAGTTATAAAGGACTAAATCTTTACTTCTATTATACTTTTTAAAGAAGCCTACTAAATCCTCAATTTCATCTTTAGTAGTCATACCTGTTGAAATATGTAATTCCCCTTTGTAGTTTTCACATAACCATTCTAACATTGCAAGATTATTATTACATGCAGAAGGGATTTTAATAAATTCAGGATTTAAAGATGCAATCTCCTTTGCTGATGTTAAATCCCAAACTGACGTAGAATAGGTTATACCGATATCTTCACAAAATAATTTTAATTCTCGATGTTGATTAACATCAAATTCTAAAAACTCTCTATGTGCTCCATAGGTTTCCCCATAAGAATTCACTGGATTTGGATGTGGTTGATTGTATTGTTCTTCTGTTAATAATTCTTTATTGTTTCGCTTTTGAAATTTTACGGCATCTACATTGCAAAATATCTTAGCAACTTTAATAAGTTCTTTTGCAATCTCCATATCTCCTTTATGATTGCATCCAATTTCGGCTATTATATAGGGTTTTTTATATTTATTCATAGGGTTTGAGACTTCTTAAAATCTTTTATTATAATTCATTATAAACTGACATGCTTCTCGAATTGCTCCTGCTCCAGAATTTTTAGAAAGCACTACATCTGCATGTTGCTTTACAATACTGGTGGCATTATTTGGTGCTAATGACCAACCTACACTACATATATTTGTGAGATCGTTAACATCATCACCTACATAGGCTATGTTACTTAAATCGATTCCTTTATCTGATACAATTTTATTCAGCAATGTATATTTATCTTTCACGCCTAAAAATACATGCTCTATTTTTAGTTTTTGCATCCGTTTAGAAACGAGTTGTGAATCTTCCGATGTCATCACCATAACTTCAACATTAAATTGCCTTAAAATTTCGAGCCCCATACCATCCCTCATATCAAAACTTTTAGTATGCTCTCCGTCTTTGGTATAGGTTATCGTTCCATCTGTAAAGACACCATCAACATCTAAAACAACATGTGTTATTTTCTTTGATTCTTTTTCTCGTTTTTGCCTTTCAATTAATAGACTTTCAATAGCAATCCAATCAGATTCTGTATCAATTTCCATTAAAGATTCGTCTGCCATCTTTACAATAGCGACGTTATCTCCTAATCTATTTTTATTCTTTTTCAAAGCTTCTTTAGAAACAACATAGACAGCTCCATTCTCTATCAACAGTCCTTCAAAATCTTGACGCCTCGGTCTTTTAAGAGGATTATAATTTATTGGTGTTCCGTTTTCCTTCCATAAAAAACGATGTGTATTTACAACCGTAAGAGTCGAATCATATTCATTACCAATTTTAGCTAAACAAGCATTGATATCATCTCTTCTTGTAAAAGGAGAGGTCGCTTGTAACAGACAAAAGATATCAAAATCATAATTTATAGATTTGCCAAATTCTAACATAGCAAATTCTGTTGATGCGGTATCGCTTGCACTTTTTTCACTTCTTAACAAAGCTTTTACCTTATCAGTCCAACTATACTCTTTTGTTATAAATTCAATAATACCTTCATCATCTGTATAAACATAAATAGCATCAAGTTCAGAAAAAATAGCTTCTCCTAAAACCCATGTAAATAATGGTCTTCCAACCATTTTACGTTTATTTTTATTTGGTATTCCTTTTGAACCTTTTCTTAATGGAATAAAACCTATTTTTTTCATTATTGCTAAATAGTTAGTTAAAAAAAGAACAATCGCTAAAATACAGATTTTTACGAACGAAAAAATAAGAAAGCAACAATAAAATGCCTAATAAAAGAATTAATCCAAAGGGTTT from Flavivirga abyssicola includes the following:
- a CDS encoding acylneuraminate cytidylyltransferase — translated: MKKIGFIPLRKGSKGIPNKNKRKMVGRPLFTWVLGEAIFSELDAIYVYTDDEGIIEFITKEYSWTDKVKALLRSEKSASDTASTEFAMLEFGKSINYDFDIFCLLQATSPFTRRDDINACLAKIGNEYDSTLTVVNTHRFLWKENGTPINYNPLKRPRRQDFEGLLIENGAVYVVSKEALKKNKNRLGDNVAIVKMADESLMEIDTESDWIAIESLLIERQKREKESKKITHVVLDVDGVFTDGTITYTKDGEHTKSFDMRDGMGLEILRQFNVEVMVMTSEDSQLVSKRMQKLKIEHVFLGVKDKYTLLNKIVSDKGIDLSNIAYVGDDVNDLTNICSVGWSLAPNNATSIVKQHADVVLSKNSGAGAIREACQFIMNYNKRF